A genomic segment from Pristiophorus japonicus isolate sPriJap1 chromosome 16, sPriJap1.hap1, whole genome shotgun sequence encodes:
- the polr2j gene encoding DNA-directed RNA polymerase II subunit RPB11-a has product MNAPPAFESFLLFEGEKKITITKDTKVPNACLFTINKEDHTLGNTIRSQLLKDPQVLFAGYKVPHPLEHKIVIRVQTTPDYSPQEAFTNAITDLISELSLLEERFRVAIKDKQEGIE; this is encoded by the exons ATGAACGCGCCGCCGGCCTTCGAGAGTTTTCTGTTGTTCGAGGGAGAGAAAAA GATAACAATAACAAAGGACACAAAAGTGCCAAATGCCTGCCTGTTCACCATTAACAAGGAGGACCACACCCTGGGTAACACTATCCGATC GCAGTTGCTGAAAGACCCTCAGGTGTTATTTGCAGGTTACAAGGTACCCCATCCTCTGGAACATAAAATTGTTATCCGTGTGCAGACCACTCCCGACTACAGTCCGCAGGAAGCCTTTACAAACGCCATCACTGATCTGATCAGTGAGCTATCGCTGCTGGAGGAACGGTTCCGG